The nucleotide sequence CTTTGCTGCCAGAGTCACGACGCCCATCCTGCTTTTCCCTTCAGCTATACTTGCCCcaacagcccccagcccccagccactCTATACACCTGCTCCCTCCCGCCCTGAGTCCCTGGCCGACCCATTGGCTCCTCCTAGGCTCTCTCTGGACTCTCGTGCGAGTTATTTTCTGGCGGTTTAGCAAGCATCTCCCTCTTGTGGATTTTCAGTTGTGTTTCAACTGGGTTTTAAAAGTCTCCTTCAATGTTATGAAAGCTTTTACATGCACTCCGTTCTCCTGTGACAGCCCCTGAAACCGAACGGTGAGAAAAGTTTTGTCTTCACCCATCTTCTCTTTTGTAAGGATCGCACATGTTTGTGTATGATCTGGAAATAACCTAGCTAAATGGAAGGGCAAAACAAAGATTCGCTGTAAACCAAGTGGAGTGAttttaatctttaaaagaaaaggcaATGAGAAAAGGCCAAAGGAAGCCGGTAATCAAGCTTGAGAAGGAGGAGGACATTTAATCCTCCACTCAGGATAAACTTTCATACCTACACCGTGGACAACAAAACTATTGAGAGACTTAATTTATTCTTATGGCGGGTGATCTGGGCTTTGAAAATATTGGGAAAACTACTTGTTAGAGTAAAAACCAGCAATATAATTAATCTTCTCTAGAAAAATGACCCGTATTATGATGGCAGTTAAATATTCAGAGAAATGTAGTTGGGCATTcagaaaacaatgaataaaaatcTTGGTTTGACTGTCCTATCTTGCATAGGTCTGCTTAAAAGCAGTAAAGCTTAAGAGTACCTCCTGAATTTGTTGTCTATTCCATAGCAGCCAATGTACTTGCCACTGCTGGCTCCAGTTTTATTGGTCATGATAACCTCTTAGTCACCAATATTGGACTGCTGGGGCAGAGGAGATGAGCTTTGGTAAATTAAAAGAAACAGCAGGTCTGTTGGTTTCCTGTACACATGAGACAGCATTAAATTGATTCACCCTGGACAGTAAGTTCAGCAAAACCTTTAGGAAATCACTTCAGATTCAAATGTCAGTAGTAGGTTTACTAAGTCTAAAACATCTGACCCTTGCCATCGACATGCACACATGTGGGAGTATATACATGCCTACAATTCAAATGGAACCTGCACACACCCAGtaattgttctttaaaaaacctggctgaggctggcccagtggcgtagtggttaagttcccatgctccgctTTAGTGGCcccgagtttgcaggttcggaccccgggggCAGAcgtacacaccacttgtcaagccatactgtggtggtgtcccgtatacaagatagaggaagactggcacaaatcttagctcagggccaatcttcctcaagcaaaaagaggaagattggcaacagacgttagctcagggccaatcttcctcaccaacacagacacacacacaaaaaaactggcTGTAAGTGACTAGTGATAAACCTGTTACTATGACAAAATTTAGCTTGGTATTTCAATTGCTAACAGGTTTGaatatcaaaaagttttaaattagAGAAATAGAACTGAGCCCAATTAGCAATGACTTATCTAAAACTATGGTGGACTTAGATGTCtctaaaaaatttcaaacatgattatggtaaatgtattttatagaaagaaacgTTTGTTGGGTAAAATTAATAGTTAAGATTAAATGTGATAGTTTAATCCAACATAGAAATGCCAAGTCCTATGcatcatttatttttcccatcgCCTAAAGAAATATGACTTAAAACAGCATTCATTTAGATCCTCTtcctacagtttttaaaaaattattcttcagTCACTTTTGTATAGGTGTATGAATAACTGTCTTGACTCTTAAATGGTCACATGACCTCTATAATTCATTTTCAACATATTTATTGCTTGGAGACCTCTAAAGATGTATAGCACAATCCACAACTAAAACTAGCTATGCAGGTTTAACTACACTTTTAGGATTTTGTGAGCGATACTATAGGAATCCATATTCCTAATATGAACTGTAACTAGAACAATACTCTCAGATCTAGGCTAGATCTCAAATAGCCTACAAAGTCAGTACAGTACCTTCATTCTGTAGATCAATATAGGACCTCCAGccttttttcccagtctgttgaaagcttttttcaattttttattgtcCCTTGTAATTAGTTAAGAAAGAATGGTATCTAATGTTTCTAGGGTATCTAATGTTTACTTTTGGAAAACCTAACACTCTGTAACCCAATAATTAATATTCAGATATTCCTGAGTAACTAATATTCAAATAATCTTAGAGTTCCATTGGCATCTTCAAATATAAAAGATAACAAAACTAGAGCCTAACAATTAGTGAATACTTGAGATCAGTTAGAAGAAATGTAGCCACATTTACCATTTATGTGCCTAAGCAatatacaacacaaaagacaACCCCTTACAAAAGCGGCTTAGAGAAACTCACTTAGGACACATGTGACACAAACAATGGAATGTTTAGTCTTAGGAAGAGAAGGCGAAAAATGTAACAGGTACCTTTAAATACTTGAAGGTCGTCATGTGGAAGGAATACTTTGTTCTGTGTTATTTCAAGGACATAACCAAGaataggaggagaggagttagaaaaattcaaatttttaactCATAACATTTTTCACAATTAGAGTAGCTAACTAATAAAACAGTCTGCCTAATCAACAGCTGTAACTGGCTTGGGTTGAACAAGATGACTTCTAACATTCCTCCTAATTTTGATTCAGTGAGGATCTCTCTTACCTCCATATGCTATCCTCAAAGGATTCTATCCTCAACCATTGTAACAATGTTAATTGGACCAAGGCCCAACTGAACCTTCAATTTTTCCAAAAGTGAGTTAGCCTGGAAGAGTCTAAGTACAGTTAGATTTGTAAGCGGTGTCTATACATATATGGGAAAGGTGCAGAAAAGcagtttctgctttttaaaaaatgataagcaTTTGTCATCTTATAAATAACTCTTGGAGCACACTTTATAATTTTCGCCATAGTATTGCTCTTCCGTTGTGAAACTATGTAAACACAAAATACATATGATCCTCACAATGTTCTAGCATTCAAAAATTCCAGAAAAGTAGTTTTAATCATTGTTTAAAAATGATTAATGTCAAAAAATTGTCAGTAATTTGACACTAGCATTAATAATTTGAATAATCtattcaaagaggaaaacaagattAACTTTGTGAAGAAGGGTATAAAATTACAAACTTagtttaattatctttttaatgtataaattttattttttgattcagTTTCAGTGGAAACAAAGAATCTGTACTTCCCTCATGTTCAGAAGAGGCTCAATTGccaatctacattttaaaaaagctttGGCAAGGAAGCAGATTACATGGGACTCTGCCTAATAAAAGTGAGATATCATCAAATATTGTATATTGGAAACCAGTAGGTTCCTTAGGTCAAATTTTTTAGAAACAATTACATATCAAAATTAGACTTCATTGGACACACCACCAAAATTTCTCTGTCAATGAAAAATAGCAAAGCAGCTTTCAACCCAGCAGAACTTGACTTTAATAGAGTTGGTTTGAGCTACTCTTTAATAAGAAGCCTAATTATCAAGGAGCTACTTAGGATAAAAACTCTGCTTGAaattcagtaacattttgtttgaTATCCACCtctaaaagacaaaggaaaaaatataatctACAATCATTAGGACTCAGTTTGGAAGCTGATAAAATCAGGTCAATGCACTGATTTGTATTTAGAAGAAATCAAATAGAAATATCTAGTAGGATATAATCTTAGGAAGCACACAAATGGATAGTCTAttttgaaaataagtaaatattcatttattaaaaacaaacttcAGAAAAACATGACTGTTAAAAGAGGGTTAATTTTGACGACAGGATGTCAGTGAGCAAAAAGTGTGATGAGGAAGCAAGATCAATTACCAAGCAATATTATACCCACCTCTTCAATTATACCCCTAGTTATCTTGAAAAATATAATGGCAGCTCCAAGGACTTTGGACATAGCTCTGGGTTTATGGCATGATTTGCTTTtcatgttttattgatttccaacTTTAAAAGTATCAGCACAAAGGGTAATATTTTATGATACTGAATCAAATGCATATTCTAGGAAAACTCCTCTCTTTTAATGTGGTTTATGGAATCTTCCTGCCTGATTCTATGctagtattttgtatttttgttgttgttagaagCTTTATCAACCGTTTAAACCATCAGGATCAAATTGCCCTTAAATTTTTCTAAGGAGAAGATAGATAGTCATCCAAATTTTTTCAACATTGCATCATTGGTCCCCTTTCTTAAAAAGGGTATGGGTTCAGTTTAATTAATACTGAATCTTTTTAATGTGCAAAAATCTAACTCTGctttttaaagcaaagaaaaggaacaaaaatatgGCACCATTCCAATAATCAAATGCCAATAACAATGGCAGCAGTACAAAGATCTAAACAAATCTCAAATACAGCAGATTCATAATTAGAACACCATGCAATGATTTGTTGTTAGCAAGAACAAGAAGCTTAATAACAGGTAAAAGAAACCAAATACTGCATTATATTGAGTACCAAGCCAAGTAACCATAGTTAATCTTACAAACTCACCAATATCATAATTACTTGCTTTTGAATAACTAAATGTAagcctcattttttaaattaaatgtctaTTGAACAAAGCTAATTGGAACAAATACATTTATGCAAATTTACATCCTAGAATACCAGAGTAAACAGGAGACACTAGTCAAGGATGAATAAGAAAGTTCTATTCTTTTTCGTCATCTGTGTCATCAGGTGGCAAAGGACATGCTCTGTGGAAAGAATAGAGAACTTCAATAGTCACTCTAGTATcaactgtttaaaaaacaaaccaaaaatagtTACAAACTTGTATAAATCAGGAACATTAATTAACAGTGCGGTGGTCAAGTgactagaaatgagaaaaaattaaacTCCGTTAATTGACAACACCTACAAATTACTAGAGCAACaaaatttttaacaatttattttgcCTGTTAATTTGCTGAAACAGTGTTTCTCCTTTAGAATATGTTGCCTTTTTATTAATAAGGGAATCTCTATTTCTATTGCATCTTCTTTCAACATGTTAAGTGGATTGATAAACAGAGTATAATCCTTCAGGAAGAACTTTgtgataataaaaagcaaaacaattagggagctggcccagtggcatagtggttaagttcgtgcgctccgcttcggcagcccagggtttgcaggttcagatcctgggtgcggacctatgtaccagttatcaagccatgctgtggcaggagtcccacataataaagtagaggaagatagtcatggatgttagcccagggccaatcttcctcagcaaaaagaggaagattggcaatggatgttagctcagggctaatcttcctcaccaaaaaaaagcataaaaattaaCCAATCCACCTGAGCAGAAAAAACATAGACTGTATTACACAATGAATGTATTATGAATGAATTATACAAATGTATTACCTGATTAGAAAAACCCCAAAATTGTTTAAGTTGGCATATAGTAGTCAtaccttttgaaaaataatttacattatcCCAAAGCCATTTTGTACTCATTACACTTTTTacagacaaaaagtcaattaaAAACTTACTCataaatctgaattttttttagagCTAATGAAGCATTGTGAGATCTATTCTAAAATAATCagtttataatataatattatataataatattatattataaacattataatataataataaatcttGTAAATATAGTAATAGATCACTTACTATAGATTTACTATTGATAGTAAGATTTATTATTGATAGTAAGTAGTAAACTCTCAGTTTATAAGAAAGATTTCTGCTATAATCTCCCTAATCTATAGTAAGTGATCTATTACTATAGATTTACTATTGATAGTAAGATTTATTATTGATAGTAAGTAGTAAACTCTCagtttataagaaggacataaataaatcaatagaTTTACTATCAATAAAGGAGTAATTACAAGTCTCTTAAACAAAGACGAATCTAACAAAGGGACCAAAAGGAATAATATAAACCTCTATTACCTAGTTTTATGTCACAGATTTTATTATACCATGGATCAAAGTTCTTTATGAGAATATATGTGTAATCTTTTCCATATGATGGAAAGCCTGTAATATAGGTTTTATTGCTATGATGATCAATGGTATAGCCATATTTGGCTATATTGCcaaatattttgtttccttaaCGGAAGTCACAAATAATTCAAGAGGACTGTAATATATCCTAGAGCTAATATCAACTATTAGCTTATTCatattagaaagagaaagaacaaggaagaatggtgccaGACAATGAGAGAGAACTAAAAGAGACCTGTAGGATCATGAAAGCAAGTCTATTAAATGGCTCTATCCAAAATATATCCCCTTGGGTGTTTTTTATTGAGACCAGAAATCATAATAGTGATATAGCAACAAAATCTAAAATTTAGTTACTGCTCCAGAGTTTGACATTCCTTTTAAATATCTCATAAGATggatagtaggcactcaataaccATTTGCTAAATGACCTTATGAATAGTATTGAATAATTCTTAAGATTTTATATGCATAAACATCATTTTATATGTCAAATACTTTGTATTAATTGGTCTTTcggccatttatttttatttagtttgttTCAGTGCAAATCAATTCCAAACACAATGTGCAATCCAAAACAGATGTACAGTGTTCATTCACACACATAGATCTCAAATAGCTTGAGATCTGTTGGATCTGGTTGTTCCTGTGTGAGTTTCTAAAGATGGCAAATATTGGCTTAAGACTTATTAAGAGTACTATGGCCATATTGGATACTGTAACATCTAAGCATCAGTGTGTGAACATAAAGATTTGTGAGCCAAAGATTTCATGGAACGTCTATTTCTAAAAAGGTTTCTGTACATCAAGGCAGTTGTAAAGTTTTGCTTTCCAAAATCAAGTCCACTTAGATTTAGGACAGGTTATAACtatctaaaaatatttactgatataGAAAGTGTTCTAAATGTAGCTATTCTTattcataaagttttttttttaaatatttacagaataagCACAAAAGTGTTGTGAATTTAATGCAGGCAAGTTTCCAGTCTTCACTTTCCAAATActtaatatacattatttttgcCTCTTTCATATATTTGCCTTCAAAACAGATCAGTTTTTAGGTTGCAAAAATTATTCAgcatatgcagaaataaaaagcaGTATTTTAAGATTGGTTGAAATCGGTGCACTTCTAATCTTGGAATCAAGTTAAGTGATCCAAGTTAGCTAAATGAATCTGGCACTCGTGTTGGATAGGAATGTGTGATAGGAAATACCTGTCATTTGACTTTTAAGTGTAAATGCAAGAATTATTCAATGCTTGGATTTGTAGTAGATTCCAATCGATCATTGCCCTGACACATGTCAGTTACTACATTAAGTCAAATGCAATGCCATATCCAAAGCGTTAAGTTCCCAAGAAAACAGTGAAACCTTAACAATGTAAAACTTTATGTAGAGTATATCAGCATTAAATTAGGACTGCTGAAACAATACACAGAGGATTTACAGTAACACCTGGTGGTTCCTTCCAACATACATCTAAATAGAATCATGGAAGCTTTTAATATTACCTAATCATTTTACGGCCTTCTAGATTTAAGGAACCAAATTGAAAACGGTATCTCCATTCCACAGCTCATCCTTTTTCTCTAGATCAAGGTgaaattattctcattttcaaGGCAGAGTTTTAAgtgtccatattttttttttttttttgtgagggagatcagccctgagctaacatccatgctaatcctcctccttttgctgaggaagaccggctctgagctaacatctattgccaatcctcctccttttttatttccccaaaaccccagtagatagttgtatgtcatagttgcacatccttctagttgctgtatgtgggacgcggcctcagcatggctgggcaagcagtgcgtaggtgcgcgccagggatccgaaaccgggccgccagcagcggagtgcacgcacttaaccgctaagccaccgggccggccctagtgtCCATATTTCTTAAGCTACGtttacatcattatttttcaCATCACATCATTAATTTTCGATGTTGTCTCTCTCTTCAGTCTTGTACATGAAACtccagaagatttaatattggCATTCAAATCCTTCAGATGCTCTTTAAACCAGTCCAATTTGAGACTCGCAACATTTTCTGTGTTAATGGATTAGTAATTAGTAGATTTGATGAAGACCTTTTTTTCCTTGCCACACTGATCTTCTAGATGCCATATGGATTGGGCTTTAAAATATGGATTGGTGAACTGTAGATGTTTCTTGGCCTAAGTCTCTTAACAGTAGAGATGTAGAAGGGCAAAGAAGAGCACAAAGAGACTTGCTGTTAATTGCGCGGCACAGCTGACTGTTGTGGTTTCCAACGTTTGCTCTGGTGTGCTGGTTAaaggaatgagtgaataaatcgATGTGGGTAGAAGCAGGACCAGAAGCAGCAACCACATACTGTGGCTAGCCACCATCTCCTTGCCCTGTTGGTCACTGTGCATTGGGTCAGGCTCTCTGCTTGGCACACTGGAAGGTCAAAGGCCTCTAGCTGGTGCAGGGGAGGTAGCTAGCAGGGTCTTAAATCAGGAGGCATCATAATGGTGGTAACATGGCAGTACCCGCCCACCTGTGCTCACCACTCCTGGCCCCCCCATCAAATAATTTGCTtttgaaacaaaatatttcaaagttgTTTAGAGAACCTGGACCATATTACTTATAaatctataaaaaagaaaaaaaaaagcaggtttgCATTGTCTTGGGCATTATTGTAAgtgacatttttttcctgattctttgtgtggggttttgtttgtgtgtgaggaagactggcaactggtgttagctcagggccagttgccaatcttcctctttttgcttgaggaagagtggccctgagctaacccatcttcctctattttgcatgtgggatgccaccacagcatggcttgatgagtggtgtaggtctgcgcctggatccaaacctgtgaacctggtcCGCTAAAACAGAGtgccacgaacttaaccactgtgccatcaaGCCAGCCCCCTCCTGATTCTTAAAAGTACGTTTGTTGTTGAAAGTTGGTAACACTGAGTGAGTATGAGGAGAGATTTTTACCCAGAGATAATTACTATTGATATTTGGTATATTTTATACAGACATCTggcatatttatatacatgtcTTTTACACAATAAAGATTGTACTTTTGTATCCAGAATTTTTGCTTAACATTTATCATAAGCATTTTACTGACATTAGAAGCTTAAAAAGcatgatttttcttaaaaagttggCAGATTGAACTCTGTATGTGTGCAGTTTTATCTTTACctagttttgttttgaaatattcttACGTATTTATAGAGAAGTTGTAAAGAAAATACACCATGGTGTTAGTTTTGATTGTTTCTAAGTGATGGGGATTTCTGTACTTTACAACTTTTCTACATCGGTTATACATTTGTTGTGGAGGTTGAACTATTAGTTTTTTTGAGGGACAGGGTTAATGGAATTCAAGCTAGATAACCCAACATGGAAActactttttggaaaaaaaagactATAGAAAATAGAcagtaaaaattaaagaataaagacaGGAAGTTCATGGTTAATAATGTAGCATTTATCATCTAAATGGGAACTGATCCTCTTTGAGTGACTGGAATGAGTAAAAATAATACCTTTCACTGATGTTTGAAATTTGGGGGTGACATAATAAGATTAGCACAAGTTTAAAAAACCTCTGGTTTGTATTTTCTTATCTGCTCAAGGAGAAACCTTAAAATTACTCAATATtctattgtcttttattttcaagaatacaAGTATTTTCTTTACATTCCAGAGTATAAAAACTtactttctctttgcttttcctaAGCCACTGCTTCCTGCCTCTTCAGGAATCCGATTCTCTTTCTCAGAAACTCTAGGGGACAGCCTGAAGAATTCTCCAATTCCTTTTTGCCACTTGGGAGTTGGGCGCACACAAACTGGATTCCCTCCTGCATACTTATTTTcagctataaaatataaaaagatggaACTAAATAAGAACTAAGAATCTAGTCGCCATTCCTTAAAGGGAAACAATTCTTTAACATCAAATCTAAAGGGTATTAGATAGTATTACATCCATCTTAAAATAAAGAATTACAAAATGTGACATGATAAAGCTGTATTCAGTCAATAGTACATTactatacattatatataataatgtgtAATACTTTATTATAGTTATCCTTTAGCCTAGAAAAATAGCATTAACTAAATTTTTAcaactggaaaatatttttcatactttGTCGACAAGCAGAGCTATTCAAATAGTCTTATGTACTATCATACTAAAGTTTGAcatattttttcctaatataatGTAGCACCAGGTAGTATAGACTGCCAAACTTTTACTTAATAAGGTCATTTAAAGCACATATAGAAGGCAAAACAAGTATACGTACAGTAATGTGAAAGTTTCCACATAAATAGGTTCCACTTTTCAAAGCACTTGGCTCCTTTTCAGTTCACAAGGTAAATCCAATTCCTGATTATTTTAAAACagtaatataaaggaaaaattgagGGAAAGTTCCTGCCCCTTTATAAAGTAATGATTAGAACACCAAGAGGAGGAAATTATTAAGTTACTACATATATCTGTTGCTTTAAACACATTTGTCACAAACTCTAGCagttaaagaaaacataaaagttgCTCCCATATATACTGTCTGAAGTTATATTgcttgtactttttaaaaagtacaaatagcctttaaaaaataatgatcctTTGGTTCATAATTTTCCTGAAGGAAACTTATGAGAATGCTTTCACTACTAGAAAGTGTATAGCAGCAACAGAGAGTTCAGcataggattcaaacccagctctgCTGATTTAGTTGTGTGACCTTTACCAAGGTATGTAACCTGAGCttaaatttcttcatctttaaaatgaggatatttcCAATTTCATACAGTTGGTTATTGATTAAAAATAGAGATctattctcactcatatgtggaatataaaccaacacatggacagagaaaactatattgtggttaccaggggcaacaggggtagggggtgggcacaaggggtgaagggagacatatatatggtgatggacaaacaaaaatgtacaacccaaaatttcacgttataaactattaaaacatcaataaaaaatagagaTCTGTAAATGCCTTAATGATGCATTTGTCCAACACATGTTCActaaggattaaaaaataaataaataaaagggccggcccggtggcatagcggttaagttcgagcgGGCCGCTTGGGtggccagggtttgcaggttcaaatcccccAGCAGGCGGATTGATGCATCTCTCATCAAGCGATGTGTGGCGTTATCGCATATacgaaatggaggaagatgggcacagatgttagctcagagccagacttcctcagcagaaagaggaggattggcaacagatgttagctcagagccaatcttcctcacacacacaataaagGATCTATTCAATTGGCTCTGGTGATTCAACAGTAGACCAGACAATGGGATGTGGCCCTAATTGGAATTTAGTCTATTGGTATAGGGTATAAGATATTCCCAATAAATTCATCTACTTTCAGAATTTTTTAACTGCTGTTCCTTTTTatctaaagagattgaaatagtaaatattttctaataaaatgttttaaatagagGGAAGTTTGAGTTAACTTAAAAACCCATGAAGTCCTTAACAGTGTTCCCCTGTATGTTCTGAATTAGACCTTGTGGAATTATCTTCCTAACTGCTCGAtttccttctgaaagaaatgaggCACCAGTTGGCACGGTATTTTCTCAACCTCTCCTTGCACAGAAGGAGCAGTGTGAAGCTATTTCCCTGACCCGGTTTTTCCCTCCTAATGTCCTAAAGGCAGAATCAGGAGCTGCAAAATTGGAAAACACACACCGACGCCAcactccaaaacaaaaaaaaaaaaaaaaagaagaaaggaaggaaagaaagaaagagaaagggaaagaagatgggaaggaaggaaagaaaaagaaaaatatgcagaaatgaaaacaaaaacatttacacTAAGAAGATAACGTGATTAGCACTGTCAACTATCGTCCTAATTCTTAATCTAGTAAAGGGGCGCTTAAATAGCCTCCTACAATAAAAAGCTATCTgtcaatattaagaaaaataaaaacgctaaaccagaaaagaaaaataggtgtGAAGATAAACTGTATCTGTCCCTAAACCCTAGGCTTGAAATTCCTTTCCGTGCGACCCACACTTCTACCCGAGCTCGCCAAGAGGCCAAGGCCCCCTCATTATATTAAGGGCAAGGAAGAAATTCGGGCGTGAGGATCTCAGGAAAATAAATTCCACGGTGGGTCAGGGGGTTCGCAGGTCAGGAGAACTGTGGCGCCAAGCCTGATCCCCTTTGGGAGGGTTCCTCCAGGAGCTTGCAGAGGCGCTTTTTACCTTTCCTCGACGAAAGCGACGTGGAATTAGTGGCAGAGGTGGAGGAACCAAGCACCTTCCTGGGGGCTCGAGAAGCCACCACTGCGGAGAGAGGCAAAGGAGGGCGTTTAGAAGAAGGGGGCAGTAAAGTTCCGACACCGAGTCTAGTATCCACATTCTCACCACAGTCCCGGTCCCAGGCGCTTGGAGAGGAGAGCCTCGCGATCCAGAACAGGATAACCCTCCCCTGTCCCCGCCGCTTCTTCCTCTGGTTAAGGGGCCGGGCCGCTGCTTCCTGGCCGGCTGAACCAGTGTGGCGAACAAGGCCATGGACAGCGCCAGCCTCTCCCGCCCGGCGGCTGGGCTGTCCGGGGAACCCCCTGCCCTCCGCTACCGTGCACGACTGTCTCACCTTTTCTGTAGGTGCCTGGGATACTGTTTGCTTTAGTCCGCACCATGTTCAAACGCGAGAAGATGAGAGCAACCAATTGACTTTCCAGCCGAGGGTGTTTAACGCGACAAGGACCCAAAAACGAATCTCCCGCCACAATTTAAATTGGTCTCTTTCCCGCGCGCTCCAAGGTCTCTCCCGGTTCGCCGCTCCCATTGGCTCCGCGCCGTTCCCCCGCAACCAATCGCCAGTGTCTAGTGATGACAGCTGCGAGGTTTGGCGCAGAGATGACCCGTCCATCAACTTACAGAAGCTTGTGATTCGTACCCGCCCCAGGTGGGCGGTGCCAGGGCTCTTTCCTGGGTTGCCCCATGTGTGGGTGCTAAGATTCTGAACTAGGGAAATGGGCCTGCTTAGAAAGGAAAACTCAGGAAAGACAGCAAATTCCAACATTTCTTCAAAAGTTACCACAAGGTTAAATCCATAACGTTTGAATCCTGGAAGTGAAACCTGAATTGAAGCGGACTTTTTGATGCAAATCAAAATAAAGAGAACTTTCCTTTAATGCCACAGGCATGAACTCTCTCTGCATAACTAAAACAAttctatgaaatgggagaaaagaaagcaaacaattTATTTACAGGACTTTTCTACGTTTTTAGGATGGtgtgaaactaaagaaaaaactgggtgaat is from Diceros bicornis minor isolate mBicDic1 chromosome 5, mDicBic1.mat.cur, whole genome shotgun sequence and encodes:
- the PCLAF gene encoding PCNA-associated factor isoform X2, translating into MVRTKANSIPGTYRKVVASRAPRKVLGSSTSATNSTSLSSRKEHVLCHLMTQMTKKNRTFLFILD
- the PCLAF gene encoding PCNA-associated factor isoform X1, with amino-acid sequence MVRTKANSIPGTYRKVVASRAPRKVLGSSTSATNSTSLSSRKAENKYAGGNPVCVRPTPKWQKGIGEFFRLSPRVSEKENRIPEEAGSSGLGKAKRKACPLPPDDTDDEKE